The sequence below is a genomic window from Halolamina litorea.
CGATCCCGCCACCCACGATAACGACTCGCATAGCGGAGGCTGAAGCCCGACGGGCAAAAACCGTTGTGCCGAACGTCGCGGAATCAGCCGTGTCACGCCGGCGAGTACTGGCACGGGGCGAGGAGTGATCGAGCGGTACTGGGTCGCGGCTGTGGCGGACACCCCTGGCGGCGGCCAAGAGCTTTCCCCTGCCGCCCGCAGGGGAACGTATGCGCGTGCTCTCCGACGACGACGTTGCGAGCCTGCTGGACCTCGGGGAACTGCTACCGGAGGTCGAGCGGGCCCTCCGCAAACAGGGCCGCGGCGAGACCGAACGGCCGGAGCGCCCCCACTTCCCGGTCGGCGCCGGGCTCGACGGTGAGGAGCCGCTCGGGACGGGGCTCACGATGCCGGCGTACATCCACGGCGACGACCACTACGCTACCAAGCTTGCGAGTGTCCACGAGAGGAACGCCGACCGCGGGCTGCCGACGGTGCAAGCCCAGATCGTACTCACCGACGCCCGAACCGGGGAGCCGGCCGGGCTGCTGGCTGGTACCCGGATCACGAACGCCCGGACCGGCTGTATCGGCGGGCTGTCGGCGAAACGGCTGGCGCCCGGTGACGGGGCGGTCCGGCTGGGGATCATCGGCGCCGGCACACAGGCCCGTTGGCAGGCGCGGGCTATCGACGCCGCTCGGGGCGTGGAGCGAGCGCGGGTCTACTCGCCGAGTGAGTCGCGGGAGGCGTGTGCTGCGGACCTCCGAGGGGCGGGTATCGACGCCGGGGCGGTTGACTCCCCCCGAGCGGCAGTCTCGAACGCGGACGTGGTGGTCACGGCGACGACGGCGACCGAGCCGGTGTTCCCCGGCGACGCACTGGCACCGGGAACCCTCGTCGTCGCCGTCGGCGCGTACACTGCCGAGATGCGCGAACTGGACGAGGCGACAGTCTCGCGGGCCGCGCGACTGTTCGCGGACGTTCCCGAAGAGGCGGCGGGGACCGGCGACTTCCCAGCCCACGACGCGTCGGCGTTCACGCCGCTATCGGCGGTCGTTGCGGGGTCTGCGGGGCGGGAATCGGCGGACGACGTGCTCGTGGTCGGCTCAGTCGGCTCGGCCGTGCTCGATGCCGCGGCGGCGACGGCGCTGTTCGAGCGGGCTGTATCGGAACACGTCGGGCGTCGGCTCCCCCTTTGAACTACTCCTGGACGCCGCCGAAGGGGTCCTCGTCGACGTCACCGGCCGACCGCTCGACGCCGTCGTCGAAGGGGTCGTCGACCTCCTCGAACTCGCGGAACAGCGAGTCGAAGGCCTTCTGATCATCCATCGAGGAGATGGTCGTGTCGAGGTCCTCGCGGAGTTCGGCCAGACGGGCTTCGAGCTCCTGGTACTCCGCGTTCTCGTCGAGTTCGGTGTCGGTCTTCTCGGACTCGAGCAGCGCCTTCTTCGAGGCCAGCGAGAACAGCTCTTGGACCCCGGCGTCGTACGTACTTCGGCGCTCTAAGTCGCCGACGGTGTCGAGAAGCTCCTCCCGGGCGACCGGCTTGACGAGGTAGTCGTCGAAGCCCATCTGGAGCACGTCGAAGTCGGGTTCGACCGCGGTCACCATCGCGACCTGACAGTCGATGCCGCGCTCGCCGATGGCGTCGAGCACCTCGTCGCCCGAGAGGCCGGGCATGCGCCGGTCGAGCAGCACCACGTCCACCTCGGCGTCGAGGTTCTCGAGGGCTTCGCGACCGCCGTACGCGGTGCGAACGCGGTAGCTATTGCCGAGCCACGCGGCATAGAGATCGGCCAGATCGGACTCGTCCTCGACGACGAGCACGAGAGGGAGGTCTTCGCTCATCGGATACTGGGAGCAGTTGGCTCTGCCAGAAGACAGTCGTCCGTCTATATCAAAATACCCCTTCGTGGCCCGTGATCCCCGAGGGCCACCGATCGGGTTACTCGCTCGGGCTGTAGTTGGGTGCCTCGTCGGTGATCATCACGTCGTGGGGGTGGCCCTCGGTCTGGCCGGCCGAGGAGACGCGGACGAACTCGGCGC
It includes:
- a CDS encoding HalX domain-containing protein is translated as MSEDLPLVLVVEDESDLADLYAAWLGNSYRVRTAYGGREALENLDAEVDVVLLDRRMPGLSGDEVLDAIGERGIDCQVAMVTAVEPDFDVLQMGFDDYLVKPVAREELLDTVGDLERRSTYDAGVQELFSLASKKALLESEKTDTELDENAEYQELEARLAELREDLDTTISSMDDQKAFDSLFREFEEVDDPFDDGVERSAGDVDEDPFGGVQE
- a CDS encoding ornithine cyclodeaminase family protein encodes the protein MRVLSDDDVASLLDLGELLPEVERALRKQGRGETERPERPHFPVGAGLDGEEPLGTGLTMPAYIHGDDHYATKLASVHERNADRGLPTVQAQIVLTDARTGEPAGLLAGTRITNARTGCIGGLSAKRLAPGDGAVRLGIIGAGTQARWQARAIDAARGVERARVYSPSESREACAADLRGAGIDAGAVDSPRAAVSNADVVVTATTATEPVFPGDALAPGTLVVAVGAYTAEMRELDEATVSRAARLFADVPEEAAGTGDFPAHDASAFTPLSAVVAGSAGRESADDVLVVGSVGSAVLDAAAATALFERAVSEHVGRRLPL